GGACATCGTATCAACTAAGGAAACAAGTCAGTCACAGCACAAGAAAATTCACCAATCTAATCCACTCCAAGTTGTTTCATTAAGATTTAAGAATTACAGTAATTCTACCAGATCATCATCTTCGGTCAACTGGGGCCATAAAAGCATCAAGGATTTCATAAGTTCCTCAAAAATCACAAGTTACATTTTGAACCATTATAGGTTTGAGAGTCAAGATCGGGCTTTTGACAATAGTACACAACTGGAAAAACTCTTTCAGTTGAGGGAAAAAGAGTTGCATAATCCACATATTAATTCTCACTAAAACTGTTATTGCACTTGGTGCAAGTGTAAAAAGTAGTTTGCCCTTCATCAGCGGATCTCATCTGTACAAAAGGATATCAGATAAATTACAATATGGTAACTAAGAAGATATAAGAGAATAGAAAAGACTAAAGAGCAAATAATGGTTACAGAAATATCTACCTGTCGAGAGAAATATGAGTGCTCATTGTGGCCACACTTATCACATTTTTTCATGTCAGTCTGTTTTATAGAGAAAATAGTATTATTAGGAAACTATGGAAACAATATAActtatgaaaattgaaaataccTTTGCTAATTCAGTCTTTTCCTCCTTAATATTTGATATACCTAGCTCCCTTTGAATATCCTGCAATAAGGACATACTAAGAATGAGGCAAAGCTATGAAGTATGGTGCTATATTAATAACATTATACACTGACTCAGATACGACTTAACCTGACAAAGTCAACATCCAGCCATACTGCAGGATGAATAATTTTACAACATTGATAAGTATACCGGTGGATTAAACTTTGATCTATCTCAACATCTACATGAAGCTAAGCAGTATCATCTTATACGGCAAAGGGGATTGAATAAAGAGCAAGCGCACAGTAGTACTGAGACCAACAACAACCTCTACCATGGTGTGAACTTCTCACTACCGATATCAGGTATCATCTATCATATatcatctctctctcatctcatCTCTTCCCAATAAAAGGGTATATATGTTGCATCAATATGTGATTAATATTTAAACGCAGCCACTATGAAACACATAAGCTCTTATCTAGATAAAATCAGATGGGAATCAGGCCATCAGTGAGTACAAGCATACCTCTTTACTGACCGCGTACGATATTTGATATCTGGAGAGCTCTGAAACAATAATGACCATATCAGAATGTTCTAAAACGTTTCTATTAACTTGTATAACACTCTGGTCTGGAATTTACTTAGGAATACAGTATCTATGATTCTATGCCAAGATACAGACTACCCCAACATGAACATGTCATTTATAAGAACACATTCGATTTATTCCTCCCTCAATCATCACAAATTCCAATACTGAATACTCAAAAACAGAtcaagtgtgcaaataaatgaaatttcagCTGGCTCTACCTTTTATAGGTCGCGAGAATTTGCACTTGGGGCATTGGCCGGGTTCAGCAAAAGGAGTATAAGTCATAGATAGCATAGTCCCACAGATTTTGCAGAACATGAAATCGCGGGAATTTGTCACGGAAGCCATTGTTGGCTAGTAAACCTGTAAAGCATCCACAAAAGTAAAATCAATCAGATATTAAATCAGTCCTACACTCCTACATTAGCATCCACTCATTTAGATTGAACTACCTTATGGAGAGGGAGCCGTAGGCTGTCAGGAGATAGAGAGAGGCCGGCGGCGGCAGCCGTGGGTTCGCCGTGAGAGAAAGAAGTCGAAGTCGAAGTTCAAGTTTGAGTCTCTCACTCTctgtttttaggtttttaggattttatttccttttttgttgAATAGTAAAACGGCTGACGTGGCTGTTTAGTCATGTGCATTTCCATATATGCCCTTACCTGCACGTCTTATAATTCCTTTTTCTGTTATTCGTTTCTGAGAACTCTCCAAACTCGGTTGTAAGAGAAGAGCAGGTCGGCTGCTTACTTCAACTAAGAAATCTGACTCAATCCATAAGCAGATTTACAGGTCAGTCCTTCAATTTAGCTCTCTAGTTATTTACATGTGATTCAATAGAGAAGCAGGAATCAGTTCAATCTGAACTAGTTTCAGGCTTCTCATGTTGGGTTCCGAACAGGGGACTCTCTTGTCTAGTTGTCTTGGTCTACGTTTGAAACGTATAGAGTTCGAGATGTATGTATATACAGTTTTTTTGAATTGGGTATGGCTTGAAATGCAAGTTTGATTATGTATTTATGTTTAATGATCGGCTATTTTGACTGACTGGATCACATTGGAAGCAGCCGTCTTCCCAAGTCATTGCTGAGAGCTAAAACGGATGTCAGTCCTCTTCCCCAATATATTTCAGTCTCCACCACCGGCTCTGCTGCCTTCAAGGCCACTTTCCATCTGCTGCTCAGCATCAGCATCCATGGATCCTCACCCAACAAAGTTCGTGGAGTTTCCCTACGTCTCAACCCCCCATAAGAACCTCATGGTTCATCTTGTATCCGCCGTTGAGACTCGCCTCGCCTCCCATCTCCTCCCTTCAACTCTCCCACCTGATGTACAGTACTACCAGAACGACACCGCTACTAACCATGCGGCTCTCCACATCAGATCCGGCCGCCCCTCCTCACCTGTATGTAAAGTCCTCTACTTCTCAATATTCTTTGCAAATTTGTCcagttacaacttacaagtgGTTTCTTTAGTATCAATAGGAATAGTTTGAATTGCTTTACATTTATATATGCTCTTACCCTGTATGTCACATAAATTAAATCTAATGTTCATGCTCAGTTATGGACATATGGTTTAAGGAAATTGAATATTTTTCGACCTCTCAACCTCTATGTTTCAGATTGATTTCATACTAGGAAGTTGGTTGCACTGTCAGCTACCAACAGGCGGAGCATTGAACATTACAAGTTTTTCATCCTATCTCAACGCATCAACAGATGCACCAAATTTCCTACTCGAGTTGATCCAGAGCAGTCCGACTTCACTAGTCCTCATCCTCGACTTGCCTCCTCGGAAAGATCTCGTTCTCCATCCCGACTACCTCAAAACGTTTTATGAGGACACAATGCTGGACGCCCCAAGGCAAAAGCTTGAGAAACTAGCTGAGGTGAAACCTTACTTTTCCTCATCGCTTTACATCCGCAGCGTTGTGTCTCCAACTGCAATTTTAGTTCGTGTCGATGCAGTGGAGGGAGGGCTGAGCTTAGAGGAAATCATAGAGAACCATGTTGGTCCGGTTGCAAAGGAAGTGTTAGGCATCTGGTTGGAACAATGTGCTTTTGGGAATAGAGAAGTAGGGGAGATTGAGAGAGGTGAACTAAAGAAGAGGGATGATTTGGTAAAAAGAAAGACTATTGAGATTGATTTGGGATCGAACTTTCCTAGATTGTTTGGACCTAATGCTGCAGATCGAGTATTAGGAGCCATTCGGGAAGCTTATAAGGTATGAACATATGGTGTACTTGTATGTGTTAATTTGATCACTGTAAAATAGTTACACTACTAATACCAGTCAATAATGATCAAATGATTCGATTGGACTTGGGAAAGGAAAAATAAAGAGGATTATAGGAAAAGCCATTCAACATAGGAAATTCagcataaaataaatattttaaactAATCATGATTACCATTGATGATAGACAACATAGAATGGTGGTGTACTGGACTTTTAAGTGTGTTTATTGACTGGTTCATCTCATTTTAGACTATCCTAGTTTGCTGATCGAGGCACATTTGGACTTGATATATAGTTAGATCTGTGTTTGCATTGGTGTAAGTTTATGTTTGGAGTTGTTCATCCTGGTTGATTGGCACACAGATAGCAGCATTTTAGAATGATGCTGGCTTCCTATGGGCTCGGCTAAAGTATGGTCTGGTAGTTTTGATCTAGTCATTGAAAGAACCCTCACGTTGCCCCGCCAAGGTTGGTCAACAATAAGTTAAATgacattgattttttttttggtcagaACAAAAAATTACACTGATATGACATGATATGATATGATAAATTACTCGTACTAGAATCCCACAAGTACTATGTACTTTCTTGTGTAGAACaaggataaaaaggatttacATTAATTATGGTACAAGTCCGGCTACTTCTCTTTCAAGCCTTTTTATTTCAGCTGCAACATGGACCCTGATGCTCTCACTACATGAATTTAAAAGTGGCCTCAAGCTTGATATTTGCTTCTCAATGCTTTTGATCTGGCAAAATATGATCCAATTATACAAAAATCGATCAATAATTCGAGCCTAGACGTTTTCATGGAAATTACTTACGTACTGATCAACATTTACATATGGAATTAAGAAGATCGACAAACCTTTCTAGCAGGCCACCTACTTACTCCAAACTTGCGGCAGATCTTCTTGACAACTGTTGGGCAAAAACGCAATTGCTCTGAAGCCTCTTCAATGGTGAGATGAAAGTAAGCACGAATGTCATCTAATTTCATTTTTGCTGCTCTCGCCCTCTGCGATATCAAAATTatatcatgtttttttttttggttaaaaaattatatcatGTTACATATAACACTTTCACGTTATAATATATCGGGAGTTCTACACAATAACTGACAAGAAGAAATATAACATGCAAGCCAGCTAGCTACCTGTTCTGCAAGGGAAAACCTGGGGAGCCTATGACCCTTCTCTTTCGTACTCGTGGATTGCTCCATTGCATCCGCCCTTTCTAAAATCGGGGAAATGAAGCCGTCGGTATTGTCGAAGTCCTCAAGAATGAATACGTCGGGATAGCTAAGAATATCATCATCCCACTCATCACCGTCCATACCAACACAGAGAGTCTGATAAAATGTTTGCAGAGGATCTTGTTGCATGATGTAGCCTGCGACCTTTCGCTCTAAGCAGTATTGCGTCAAACACTGCTTCACTTCTTCGATGCCTTTATTGCAAAAGCTGTTGATTGATTGACATAATAATGAAATTGCAAGTGAGCGAGTGAGCCATAGATAtttaaaattatcaaaaaaaaaaaaaccctaagttttaaacatgcaaattactgtacgtataacCAAAAGCACTAGAACTTACTCTAAGTTCTGATAATGAGGCTCAATAGAAGCACCGGAGTTGTACAAGTTGTTGGCGTGGGTTTTTTGAACCGCATGGCAGATCACACCGAGTCTTCCATGGATTTCGAGTGTCATGATATATTCTCCTACCAAACcaaaatcaaagcaacatCAATAAGTGACAGGCATGCATGGTTGCATGTTACCATTTTATCATTTATGTATACGCAATAGACTTGGACTTACGGTTGAAGTGAACGATTTCCCTTAGGACTTGGCAACCGCTGCAATTGAAGATGATTGGTGGTGGAGCATCGACTGGAGGCGGCGTCACATTATTATCCAACCCTAACCCCGGATTCTGATCAACACCCGATTCTCCTCCCCCAAAACCCTGTATAGGATGATTCTCTAGTACTAAACTATCATTAATCCCTCCATCATTATAATTGTTGCCCAAATAAACTTCCCAGATTGGGGAAATAGGATAATCtttgatttcatcatcaatctgAGGGATTTGGAATTCATGAGGGGAAGAAGGAACTACTCCACCATCGAACAATGCGTCGAGAGTTGGATTAGGAGAATCACTTACAGTACTCAGAACGTCGGGGACTTCGTAATCATAAGGGTCATGGTAAGGCACAACAGCCCATGGAGTATGTGTCATGCCCTCCATTGTATTAAAGCAAAGTGCTCGATATAGGGTTCCCCAAGCACCAAAGTTTTGCCAACTTTGGTGCCTGAGATTCTGTCTGAAACTGAACGAGGGTTTGAGGACTGACAGGGTTTGAAGATATAAGGGAAGGCGGGAGTGGTGTCGTTTGGGATTTATGTCAAGGCGGTTAATTCGGTATTTTGAAAACTCTGAGGGGTGGTGATGTTGTGCTATGAGTTCTACCTCAaacatttattattttttccatTTTGTGGAAGCAGATCGAGGACGTAACAAATTGACCCTCTTTACTATATGAAATCGCTAATCCGCTCTGCCCTGAAGATCTCCACCGCAAGCTCCTCCACCCACGTACGTCGGTCTCCGACGAAGTGAAAATAAATGGTACTATCTTTATTGGAATCCAAATTAAGTTTCTTTTTCGTAATGGTTTGCTCCCAGTTCT
This genomic interval from Argentina anserina chromosome 1, drPotAnse1.1, whole genome shotgun sequence contains the following:
- the LOC126799580 gene encoding red chlorophyll catabolite reductase, chloroplastic-like, coding for MSVLFPNIFQSPPPALLPSRPLSICCSASASMDPHPTKFVEFPYVSTPHKNLMVHLVSAVETRLASHLLPSTLPPDVQYYQNDTATNHAALHIRSGRPSSPIDFILGSWLHCQLPTGGALNITSFSSYLNASTDAPNFLLELIQSSPTSLVLILDLPPRKDLVLHPDYLKTFYEDTMLDAPRQKLEKLAEVKPYFSSSLYIRSVVSPTAILVRVDAVEGGLSLEEIIENHVGPVAKEVLGIWLEQCAFGNREVGEIERGELKKRDDLVKRKTIEIDLGSNFPRLFGPNAADRVLGAIREAYKV
- the LOC126799596 gene encoding DNA-directed RNA polymerase I subunit RPA12-like; this encodes MASVTNSRDFMFCKICGTMLSMTYTPFAEPGQCPKCKFSRPIKELSRYQISYAVSKEDIQRELGISNIKEEKTELAKTDMKKCDKCGHNEHSYFSRQMRSADEGQTTFYTCTKCNNSFSEN